A stretch of the Rodentibacter haemolyticus genome encodes the following:
- a CDS encoding DNA-binding protein — MEHGIIVRGTFLGYKSSEYTNRETGEVRYRHVMGLGVSMINEFGSKSEDVQKISISQNDFNQGLINQMNELKLKDVEIHVNISAWEVGGKYGYSISYVPQYGIKPVK, encoded by the coding sequence ATGGAACACGGTATTATCGTTAGAGGTACTTTTCTTGGTTATAAATCCAGTGAATACACAAATAGAGAAACTGGCGAAGTACGTTATCGTCATGTGATGGGGCTTGGTGTATCAATGATTAATGAATTTGGTTCAAAAAGTGAGGATGTTCAAAAGATTTCCATTTCTCAAAATGATTTCAACCAAGGTTTAATTAATCAAATGAATGAGTTGAAGTTAAAAGACGTTGAAATTCACGTAAATATATCAGCCTGGGAAGTAGGTGGTAAATATGGCTATTCCATTTCTTATGTTCCCCAATACGGAATTAAACCAGTTAAATAG
- a CDS encoding phage/plasmid replication domain-containing protein, which translates to MFFDWLKIEQNFDCQLPLIGDFGFVGVHIETGEQQEGIRIPTFKHEGSFCDSVMIKINGSVLTMSGNPSRWGRVENLFGLSSIESCVNVFNKILTDLGLPNFTKCTRTWISQSDEKSKPKKYSDGAVIKEIHITENRAVGQNNVEHYISGLATLNYRNSNARLHTNGQTVDWLSKQGNALLIYPSVYNKAFELELHSLTKIRNKFGEQSEQYQQLVKVIEYCKEQGVARFEQKLKSRFLQRENLHFYGLSDYSRLRELNKEFLNIDKRLKVTAMDFETISETLINNGVVDTVKAANTTAMYALQWSHGQVFDLSKSQVKVHRARLRKVGIDIANKCDISKFSPVKVVSTREIEVKPLIIPKWYQRSNHHLKLAA; encoded by the coding sequence ATGTTCTTTGACTGGCTTAAAATTGAACAAAACTTCGACTGCCAACTTCCTTTGATTGGAGATTTTGGTTTTGTCGGTGTTCATATTGAGACAGGGGAACAACAAGAAGGAATTAGAATTCCTACGTTTAAACATGAAGGTAGCTTCTGTGATTCTGTAATGATAAAGATTAATGGTTCGGTTTTAACTATGAGCGGTAATCCGAGTAGATGGGGACGAGTTGAAAATTTATTTGGTCTTTCTTCTATTGAATCTTGTGTCAATGTGTTTAATAAGATTTTGACCGATTTAGGACTACCTAATTTTACTAAATGCACTCGAACTTGGATTTCTCAGTCAGATGAAAAATCTAAACCAAAAAAATATTCTGATGGAGCTGTTATTAAGGAAATACACATCACAGAAAATAGGGCAGTCGGTCAGAATAATGTGGAACACTATATTAGTGGACTTGCAACACTCAACTATAGGAATTCAAATGCAAGATTACATACGAATGGTCAAACCGTGGATTGGTTAAGTAAACAGGGAAATGCCTTATTGATTTATCCATCTGTTTATAACAAAGCGTTTGAATTAGAACTACATTCGTTAACCAAAATAAGAAATAAATTTGGCGAACAATCAGAACAGTATCAACAATTAGTAAAAGTTATTGAATATTGCAAAGAACAAGGCGTAGCAAGATTTGAACAAAAATTGAAATCAAGATTTTTACAACGAGAAAACTTACATTTTTATGGTTTAAGTGATTATTCAAGGTTAAGAGAATTAAATAAAGAATTTTTAAATATTGATAAAAGATTAAAGGTTACGGCAATGGATTTTGAAACTATATCAGAAACATTAATTAATAATGGGGTAGTAGATACGGTTAAGGCTGCTAATACTACGGCTATGTATGCTTTACAGTGGTCTCACGGTCAAGTTTTTGATTTGTCTAAAAGTCAAGTGAAAGTACATCGAGCAAGGCTACGTAAAGTCGGAATTGATATAGCGAATAAATGCGATATTTCTAAATTCTCACCTGTTAAAGTGGTATCAACAAGAGAAATTGAAGTCAAACCCTTGATTATACCTAAATGGTATCAAAGATCGAATCATCACTTAAAACTAGCAGCCTAA
- a CDS encoding DNA-binding protein: protein MEHGIIVRGTFLGYKSSEYTNRETGEVRYRHVMGLGVSMINEFGSKSEDVQKISISQNDFNQGLINQMNELKLKDVEIHVNISAWEVGYTRTLV, encoded by the coding sequence ATGGAACACGGTATTATCGTTAGAGGTACTTTTCTTGGTTATAAATCCAGTGAATACACAAATAGAGAAACTGGCGAAGTACGTTATCGTCATGTGATGGGGCTTGGTGTATCAATGATTAATGAATTTGGTTCAAAAAGTGAGGATGTTCAAAAGATTTCCATTTCTCAAAATGATTTCAACCAAGGTTTAATTAATCAAATGAATGAGTTGAAGTTAAAAGACGTTGAAATTCACGTAAATATATCAGCCTGGGAAGTAGGTTACACCCGAACTTTAGTATGA
- the sbcB gene encoding exodeoxyribonuclease I, with amino-acid sequence MTKNFSFFIYDYESFGVSPAKDRPAQFAGIRTDTDFNIIGKPIMLYCKQTNDYLPAPEAVMVTGITPQECNEKGIPEPEFATKILAEFSQPNTCVMGYNNIRYDDEMTRYTFYRNFIDPYEYSWKNGNSRWDLLDLVRACYALRPDGINWAYDDEGIASFKLEKLTKANGIEHENAHDAMADVYATIAMAKLIKEKQPKLFQYFFENRGKKEIEKLINTAEMTPLVHVSGMLGNYRGNCAWVAPIAWHPINQNAVIVCDLSGDIDNLLMKNADELRTALYTKKSELEAQGISSVPLKLVHINKCPILAPAKTLLPENATRLGINRQLCLENLTKLRQSFDIREKVIDIFSEERSFDTSDNVETELYNGFFSNADKNNMAILRNLAPEKLAEHGLAFEDKRIPDLLFHYRARHFYKSLTRAEQIKWQKYRQRKLEQSAVDFEESLQRLVNENANDPEKLALLQQVYEYGAKLLG; translated from the coding sequence ATGACAAAAAATTTCAGTTTTTTTATCTACGATTACGAAAGTTTCGGTGTTAGCCCTGCAAAGGATCGACCTGCACAGTTTGCCGGTATCCGAACGGATACAGATTTTAACATTATTGGTAAACCGATAATGTTGTATTGTAAACAAACAAATGATTATTTACCGGCACCGGAAGCAGTGATGGTAACCGGCATTACACCGCAAGAATGCAATGAAAAGGGGATACCTGAACCCGAATTTGCCACAAAAATTTTAGCCGAATTTTCTCAGCCGAATACCTGTGTAATGGGGTATAACAATATTCGTTACGATGATGAAATGACACGTTATACTTTTTATCGTAATTTTATCGATCCTTACGAATACAGTTGGAAAAATGGTAATTCCCGTTGGGATTTGTTAGATCTTGTGCGGGCGTGCTATGCGCTTCGGCCCGATGGTATAAATTGGGCGTATGACGATGAAGGAATAGCAAGTTTTAAATTAGAAAAACTCACCAAAGCCAATGGTATTGAGCATGAAAATGCTCACGATGCAATGGCGGATGTTTATGCGACCATTGCCATGGCAAAACTCATTAAAGAAAAACAGCCCAAATTATTCCAATATTTCTTTGAAAATCGAGGTAAAAAAGAAATTGAAAAGCTTATCAATACGGCTGAAATGACACCTTTAGTGCATGTTTCCGGAATGCTGGGGAATTATCGTGGAAACTGTGCGTGGGTTGCACCGATAGCTTGGCACCCGATAAATCAAAACGCTGTGATTGTCTGCGATTTAAGCGGGGATATTGATAATTTATTGATGAAAAATGCCGATGAATTACGCACTGCGTTATATACCAAAAAATCAGAGCTAGAAGCTCAGGGTATTTCATCCGTACCGCTAAAATTAGTACATATCAATAAATGCCCGATTCTCGCACCGGCAAAAACCTTGCTGCCTGAAAATGCAACACGGCTAGGCATTAATCGTCAATTATGTTTAGAAAATCTGACTAAATTACGCCAATCTTTTGATATTCGTGAAAAAGTGATCGATATTTTTTCAGAAGAACGTTCATTTGATACAAGTGATAATGTTGAAACAGAGCTATACAATGGTTTCTTTAGTAATGCCGACAAAAATAATATGGCGATTTTACGCAATTTAGCACCGGAAAAACTTGCTGAGCATGGTTTAGCATTTGAAGATAAACGTATTCCTGACCTGTTATTTCATTATCGTGCACGTCATTTTTATAAAAGCTTAACACGTGCGGAACAAATAAAATGGCAGAAATATCGCCAACGTAAACTTGAACAAAGTGCGGTTGATTTTGAGGAAAGTTTGCAACGTCTTGTGAATGAAAATGCTAATGATCCGGAAAAACTCGCTTTATTGCAGCAAGTCTATGAATATGGCGCTAAACTGCTGGGTTAG
- a CDS encoding EamA family transporter, translating into MNNLIFAILCSVAVSVFLKIARKKNIVIEQAIAFNYITAITFSYFLLKPDFKGLEFVGYIEQSKSVLIFLALGLLLPSVFVIMSKAVKFAGIVRSDAAQRLSLFLPILAAFLLFNEALSQAKLIGIVLAFIGLFCLLTKPIQEQSAVNFKGIFGLIGVWFGYGVVDILFKQVAKTGGAFPTTLFISFSLAACVMFIFLLLKRTQWTVPSLFGGIILGGLNFFNILFYIKAHQNFDGNPTLVFTGMNIGVICLGTLIGALIFKEKISKINWLGIGFSLSAIFCLYYLDKIMA; encoded by the coding sequence ATGAACAATCTGATTTTCGCTATCCTTTGTAGTGTTGCCGTTTCGGTATTCCTCAAAATTGCACGCAAGAAGAATATTGTTATTGAACAAGCTATCGCTTTTAATTATATCACCGCAATCACTTTCAGTTATTTTTTGCTTAAACCTGATTTCAAAGGATTAGAATTTGTCGGTTATATCGAGCAGAGTAAAAGCGTATTGATTTTCTTGGCATTGGGATTATTGTTGCCTAGCGTATTTGTTATTATGTCAAAAGCAGTGAAATTTGCAGGAATTGTTCGCTCTGATGCGGCACAGCGTCTTTCTTTATTCTTACCGATTTTAGCGGCATTTCTTCTTTTTAACGAAGCGCTAAGCCAAGCTAAATTAATCGGGATTGTTTTGGCGTTTATCGGATTATTTTGTCTGTTAACAAAACCGATTCAAGAACAAAGTGCGGTCAATTTTAAAGGTATTTTCGGATTGATCGGTGTATGGTTTGGATATGGCGTTGTTGATATTTTATTCAAACAGGTAGCAAAAACCGGGGGCGCATTTCCTACCACATTATTTATCTCTTTCTCACTTGCAGCTTGTGTCATGTTTATCTTTTTATTGCTAAAACGTACACAATGGACTGTGCCAAGCCTATTTGGCGGCATTATTTTAGGGGGATTAAATTTCTTTAATATCCTATTTTATATCAAAGCACACCAAAATTTTGATGGAAACCCAACGCTTGTTTTTACCGGAATGAATATTGGTGTAATTTGCTTAGGCACGCTTATCGGCGCTCTAATATTTAAAGAAAAAATCAGTAAAATTAATTGGTTAGGTATTGGATTTAGTTTAAGTGCAATTTTTTGTTTGTATTATTTAGACAAAATAATGGCGTAA